The following coding sequences lie in one Burkholderia ubonensis subsp. mesacidophila genomic window:
- a CDS encoding nuclease-related domain-containing protein: MNDELRRILSQLCGSDFYVHPTALLLLHAPGTEFPTAEVDHLVVTPFGIFVIETKNWAGSILPGRTPDLLVCHLPGGKVEERRSPISQNRAKVAFLRGTLPATWDVQGLGVFAHDACTLSADLPLALVTLRDLGYWLRTQRDRHAKSGNPSINVPAAWGVVRRLSVDDPTGSALSAHRHKVAGNSTVNI, encoded by the coding sequence GTGAACGACGAACTGCGCCGCATTCTGTCCCAGCTCTGCGGTAGCGACTTCTATGTGCATCCCACGGCGCTGTTGTTGCTTCACGCGCCGGGCACCGAGTTTCCGACCGCCGAGGTCGATCACCTCGTCGTCACGCCGTTCGGCATCTTCGTGATCGAGACCAAGAACTGGGCCGGCTCGATCCTGCCCGGCCGGACCCCCGATCTCCTTGTTTGCCACCTGCCCGGCGGCAAGGTGGAGGAGCGCCGCTCGCCGATCAGCCAGAACCGCGCGAAGGTCGCCTTCCTGCGTGGCACGCTCCCGGCTACGTGGGACGTACAAGGCCTCGGCGTCTTTGCTCACGACGCATGTACCCTTTCCGCTGACCTGCCCCTCGCCCTGGTCACCCTCCGCGACCTCGGCTACTGGTTGCGAACCCAACGGGATCGGCATGCGAAATCCGGGAATCCGAGCATCAACGTCCCGGCAGCCTGGGGTGTCGTGCGTCGTCTCAGCGTGGACGACCCAACCGGATCGGCGCTATCCGCACACCGCCATAAAGTTGCGGGAAATTCAACCGTAAACATATGA